A stretch of Brevundimonas naejangsanensis DNA encodes these proteins:
- the udk gene encoding uridine kinase, which translates to MTILIAITGGSGSGKSTLAEALISSLPESVATLLREDSYYLDAASIPGFDPATHDFDDVAARDHDLLISDLTDLKAGRNVTAPLYSFIHHGREPGGEPVPAAEVVVVEGTHLLCTPALAALFDIRVFVDTPADIRFIRRLLRDQVERGRTAESVIQQYLATVRPGHERLTEPSRVHADFIVADATAAVRLDDPQAVIRLAAPVLAHPLLAPWLK; encoded by the coding sequence ATGACCATTCTGATCGCGATCACCGGCGGTTCCGGCTCGGGCAAGAGCACCCTGGCCGAGGCCTTGATTTCTTCCCTGCCCGAGAGCGTGGCGACCCTGCTGCGCGAGGACTCCTATTATCTGGACGCCGCCTCCATTCCCGGCTTCGATCCGGCGACGCATGATTTCGACGACGTCGCGGCGCGCGATCACGATCTGCTGATCTCCGACCTGACGGATCTGAAGGCTGGGCGCAACGTCACCGCCCCCCTCTACTCCTTCATCCATCACGGGCGCGAACCGGGCGGCGAGCCGGTGCCGGCCGCCGAGGTGGTGGTCGTCGAGGGTACGCACCTCTTGTGCACCCCGGCGCTGGCCGCCCTGTTCGACATCCGGGTTTTCGTGGACACCCCGGCCGACATCCGATTCATCCGCCGCCTGCTCCGCGATCAGGTCGAGCGCGGCCGGACGGCGGAATCCGTGATCCAGCAATATCTCGCGACCGTTCGGCCCGGCCACGAGCGACTGACGGAGCCGTCGCGGGTCCACGCCGACTTCATCGTTGCGGACGCCACCGCCGCCGTGCGTCTGGACGACCCTCAGGCCGTGATCCGACTGGCCGCGCCGGTCCTCGCTCATCCGCTGCTGGCGCCCTGGCTCAAGTAG
- a CDS encoding DUF1499 domain-containing protein: MSTQRPKGQLLAVLLLLLALLAPGLLLAAVFGTRLGLWDADFGMGVLALKAGRLLAYLGLAAALVAVILALRDRRLLGLAGAALLAAGLCVGGYWVQDRRFGEAPRDVATDPSDPPAFARLLTAERRLAKAPQTRPQACDGLTPAPTQVAPETAAWALEKAGFTVLGTAPFRVDGRKEGVWFGLTHDVSVRIRPGRTDVRVAARDSLPVGDEACRLAKAVVAGLTP; this comes from the coding sequence ATGTCGACCCAACGCCCCAAAGGCCAGCTGCTGGCCGTCCTGCTGCTGCTATTGGCGCTTCTGGCGCCGGGCCTGCTGCTGGCCGCCGTCTTCGGCACGCGCCTGGGGCTGTGGGACGCGGACTTCGGCATGGGGGTGCTGGCGCTGAAGGCGGGACGCCTCCTGGCCTATCTGGGGCTGGCGGCCGCCTTGGTCGCCGTGATCCTGGCCTTGCGAGATCGGCGGCTGCTGGGCCTGGCGGGCGCCGCCTTGCTGGCGGCCGGTTTGTGCGTCGGCGGCTATTGGGTCCAGGATCGACGCTTCGGCGAGGCGCCGCGCGACGTCGCCACCGATCCGTCCGACCCGCCCGCCTTCGCCCGCTTGCTGACCGCCGAGCGTCGCCTAGCCAAGGCGCCCCAGACCCGACCGCAGGCGTGCGATGGCCTGACCCCGGCGCCGACCCAGGTCGCGCCGGAAACGGCCGCCTGGGCGCTTGAAAAGGCCGGGTTCACCGTCCTGGGCACGGCGCCGTTCCGGGTGGACGGTCGCAAGGAAGGGGTCTGGTTCGGCCTGACCCACGACGTCAGCGTCCGCATCCGCCCCGGCCGCACCGACGTGCGCGTCGCGGCGCGCGACAGCCTGCCGGTGGGTGACGAAGCCTGTCGTCTCGCCAAGGCCGTCGTCGCGGGCCTGACGCCCTGA
- a CDS encoding TetR/AcrR family transcriptional regulator produces the protein MTVSVYALDDPRRDALVRQARLHFVSEGYAGTKMEPIAREAGVSTATLYAMFDSKAALFAAVIDEASADFTKRMAGVKACTGPPRPRLTSFLTAYAEFLSDAFVRAIFRLVMTERHRFESVATAFYEQAKQDFGAVLVAALTEMAAKGELKVDKASWAASQLMGMVEHPLFFVPMVTGDQVLPARSPASIAEDAVETFLARYAA, from the coding sequence ATGACCGTTTCGGTCTACGCTCTCGACGACCCTCGACGCGACGCCCTCGTGCGTCAGGCTCGTCTGCACTTCGTCTCCGAAGGCTATGCCGGAACAAAGATGGAGCCCATCGCCCGCGAAGCCGGAGTGTCCACCGCGACTCTCTACGCCATGTTCGACAGCAAGGCCGCTCTCTTCGCGGCGGTGATCGACGAGGCGTCCGCCGACTTCACGAAGCGCATGGCTGGCGTCAAGGCCTGCACCGGACCGCCTCGTCCCAGGCTGACCAGCTTCCTGACCGCCTATGCAGAATTCCTGAGCGACGCGTTCGTCAGAGCCATTTTCCGACTGGTCATGACCGAGCGCCATCGGTTTGAAAGCGTGGCCACGGCCTTCTACGAACAGGCCAAACAGGATTTCGGCGCCGTGCTGGTCGCCGCGCTGACCGAAATGGCCGCCAAGGGCGAACTAAAGGTCGACAAGGCTTCCTGGGCCGCCAGCCAGTTGATGGGGATGGTCGAGCATCCGCTCTTTTTCGTGCCCATGGTGACCGGCGACCAGGTTCTGCCCGCACGGTCCCCCGCCAGCATAGCCGAAGACGCGGTCGAAACCTTCCTGGCGCGCTACGCCGCCTGA
- a CDS encoding TIGR01244 family sulfur transferase, translating to MSEPVVLVSNVWITGQMSPQRLAELAVRLGLKRVVNHRPDHEEAGQATSAELAAVAAEAGLVYVAAPVSGLPSAEAVEATALVLSHGEPTLMFCRSGMRSTAAWAMAERLNGADPEDLRATARQAGYDLSRLPL from the coding sequence ATGAGCGAACCCGTCGTTCTCGTCAGCAACGTCTGGATCACGGGCCAGATGTCTCCGCAGCGCCTGGCCGAATTGGCCGTCCGCCTGGGCCTGAAGCGGGTGGTGAATCATCGCCCCGATCATGAAGAGGCGGGCCAGGCGACCTCGGCCGAGCTCGCCGCCGTCGCGGCCGAGGCCGGGCTGGTCTATGTCGCGGCGCCGGTCAGCGGCCTGCCCTCGGCCGAGGCGGTGGAAGCGACCGCCCTGGTCCTGTCGCACGGCGAACCGACCCTGATGTTCTGCCGCTCGGGCATGCGCTCGACCGCCGCCTGGGCCATGGCCGAGCGCCTGAACGGCGCCGATCCCGAGGATCTGCGCGCGACGGCGCGCCAGGCGGGTTATGATCTGAGCCGCCTGCCCCTCTAG
- a CDS encoding TonB-dependent receptor domain-containing protein, with translation MNIKIKRERLLASTMIAGLAFAGLATPALSQTTPAPQTDQPSQVGDIVVTGSRLRQPNLTTTSPVTQVTGEDIDVQGVTRVEDLVSQLPQAFAAQNSTVSNGASGTATVSLRNLGSSRTLVLIDGKRMGYGSPQDDAADLNQIPGQMVERVEVLTGGASAVYGSDAIAGVVNFIMRKNFEGIEIDAQYGFNQHNNDYDGVGNVRNVVAGRAASNPSQFKLPDDNVYTGFSREVNILMGVNAPDDRGNITLYAGYRKNNKVLGRDYDYAACSLGAPATATPDSFQCAGSGTSFPGQFADFGSNSFLIDPDNNPDTKNSIDVNPMPGFTFTVGGPGFRNYSAATDAYNFGPLNYYQRPDERYTLGAFGHYDVTDKIEVYTQLMFSDYSTIAQIAPSGNFFGEFKNGFRTTDGSSFINCDNPLLSAAQAAAIGCGALAQQAHDTFVWFNPATEAFELSDASNPDAFRLLDDPNLVPMYIGRRNVEGGGRQSDIRFQAYRGVLGARGDLNDAWSYDLSLQYSRSQFTNIYRNEFSNTRLARALDVVTDPVSGRPVCSAVLAGIDANCVPYNIFSAGGVTQEALNYLQVPLVATGWTTQQVVSASLTTDLGAYGVKSPWATRSVQAAFGAEYRRDALDLTPDVSFTSGDGAGQGGPTPALGGANQVYDIFAEAQIPIAEDMAFAHQLSLDLAYRHSEYELGGGTDSWKVGGDWAPIPSVRFRASAQRAVRAPNVIELFTAQGFNLFDMDFDPCDAVNRPAAEGPVPASCIGNNPWQVTAGQSTGGSLSSPAGQYSFLQGGNQSLTPEESDTLTLGVVFTPEFLPGFNMTLDYFDIQIDNLVSTIGAQNSLDACYSSGLAAACANIRRNSNGQLWVGTGNVIDLNTNIGGLSTSGVDVAVNYNMDLGDFGWDRAGTLGFAMVGTWLDKLETDTGLGFANSKYDCAGFFANQCGVPNPEWRHRLRVDWGTPIEGLNVNGTWRYYGGSEIAVLGADGSLDNSPTTRIDREFDAINYFDLAATWQARDNVSVRAGVNNVFDTDPPLSYSVGTTGNNNTYPQLYNAMGRYFFFGVTANF, from the coding sequence TTGAATATCAAAATCAAACGAGAACGTCTGTTAGCGTCGACGATGATCGCTGGACTTGCGTTCGCCGGCCTGGCCACGCCGGCCCTGTCGCAGACCACGCCCGCGCCGCAGACCGACCAGCCTAGCCAGGTCGGCGACATCGTCGTCACCGGCTCTCGCCTGCGTCAGCCGAACCTGACCACGACCAGCCCGGTGACGCAGGTCACGGGGGAAGACATCGACGTGCAGGGCGTCACCCGCGTCGAGGATCTGGTGAGCCAACTGCCGCAGGCCTTCGCGGCGCAGAACTCGACCGTTTCGAACGGCGCCTCGGGCACGGCGACGGTGTCGCTGCGCAACCTGGGTTCGTCGCGCACCCTCGTGCTGATCGACGGCAAGCGCATGGGCTACGGCTCGCCCCAGGATGACGCGGCCGACCTGAACCAGATTCCCGGGCAGATGGTCGAGCGTGTCGAAGTGCTGACGGGCGGCGCCTCTGCCGTCTATGGTTCGGACGCCATCGCCGGCGTCGTGAACTTCATCATGCGCAAGAATTTCGAGGGCATCGAAATCGACGCCCAGTACGGCTTCAACCAGCACAACAACGACTATGACGGCGTCGGCAACGTGCGGAACGTCGTCGCCGGTCGCGCGGCCAGCAACCCGTCGCAGTTCAAGCTGCCGGACGACAACGTCTACACGGGCTTCAGCCGTGAAGTGAACATCTTGATGGGCGTGAACGCCCCTGACGACCGCGGCAACATCACCCTGTATGCGGGCTACCGCAAGAACAACAAGGTGCTGGGTCGCGACTACGACTACGCTGCCTGTTCGCTCGGCGCTCCTGCCACTGCGACGCCGGACAGCTTCCAGTGCGCGGGGTCGGGCACCTCGTTCCCGGGTCAGTTCGCCGACTTCGGCTCGAACTCGTTCCTGATCGATCCTGATAACAATCCGGACACGAAGAACAGCATCGACGTCAACCCGATGCCGGGCTTCACCTTTACGGTGGGCGGTCCGGGCTTCCGGAATTACTCGGCCGCTACGGATGCCTACAACTTCGGCCCGTTGAACTATTATCAGCGTCCCGATGAGCGTTACACCCTGGGGGCTTTCGGTCACTATGACGTGACCGACAAGATCGAAGTCTATACGCAGCTGATGTTCAGCGATTATTCGACGATCGCCCAGATTGCGCCGTCGGGTAACTTCTTCGGCGAGTTCAAGAACGGCTTCCGCACCACCGACGGCTCGTCGTTCATCAACTGCGACAACCCGCTGCTGAGCGCTGCGCAAGCGGCGGCGATCGGTTGCGGCGCCCTGGCGCAGCAGGCGCACGACACCTTTGTCTGGTTCAACCCGGCGACGGAAGCGTTTGAGCTTTCGGATGCTTCGAACCCTGACGCGTTCCGCCTGCTGGACGACCCCAACCTGGTGCCGATGTACATCGGTCGTCGCAACGTTGAGGGCGGCGGTCGTCAGTCCGACATCCGCTTCCAGGCGTACCGTGGCGTGTTGGGCGCTCGAGGCGATCTGAACGACGCCTGGAGCTATGACCTTTCGCTGCAGTATTCGCGGTCGCAGTTCACCAACATCTATCGTAACGAGTTCTCCAACACGCGCCTGGCGCGCGCGCTGGATGTCGTGACCGATCCGGTGTCCGGTCGTCCTGTCTGCTCGGCCGTTCTGGCCGGCATCGACGCGAACTGCGTGCCGTATAACATCTTCTCGGCCGGCGGCGTGACCCAGGAAGCGCTGAACTATCTGCAGGTGCCGCTGGTCGCGACGGGCTGGACCACCCAACAGGTCGTTTCGGCCTCGCTGACGACCGACCTCGGCGCCTATGGCGTCAAGTCGCCGTGGGCGACGCGCTCCGTTCAGGCGGCCTTCGGCGCCGAGTATCGCCGTGACGCTCTGGATCTGACGCCCGACGTGTCGTTCACCAGCGGTGACGGCGCCGGTCAAGGCGGCCCGACCCCGGCCCTCGGCGGCGCCAACCAAGTCTACGACATCTTCGCCGAAGCCCAGATCCCGATTGCGGAAGACATGGCTTTCGCTCACCAGTTGTCGCTCGATCTGGCCTATCGCCACTCGGAGTACGAACTGGGCGGCGGCACGGATTCGTGGAAGGTCGGCGGCGACTGGGCTCCGATCCCGTCGGTTCGTTTCCGCGCCAGCGCTCAGCGCGCTGTCCGCGCGCCGAACGTGATCGAGCTGTTCACCGCCCAGGGCTTCAACCTGTTCGACATGGACTTCGATCCTTGCGATGCGGTCAACCGTCCGGCGGCGGAAGGCCCGGTTCCGGCTTCCTGCATCGGCAATAATCCGTGGCAAGTGACGGCGGGTCAATCGACCGGCGGCAGCCTGTCCAGCCCGGCGGGCCAGTATAGCTTCCTGCAGGGTGGCAACCAGTCGCTTACGCCGGAGGAATCCGACACCCTGACCCTCGGCGTCGTGTTCACCCCGGAGTTCCTGCCGGGCTTCAACATGACGCTGGACTACTTCGACATCCAGATCGACAACCTCGTGTCGACGATCGGCGCCCAGAACTCGCTTGACGCTTGCTATAGCTCTGGTCTGGCAGCGGCCTGCGCCAACATTCGCCGTAACTCCAACGGCCAGCTGTGGGTCGGGACCGGCAATGTGATCGATCTCAACACCAACATCGGCGGTCTCTCGACCTCGGGTGTGGACGTTGCCGTCAACTACAACATGGATCTGGGCGACTTCGGCTGGGATCGCGCCGGCACCCTGGGCTTCGCCATGGTCGGCACCTGGCTGGACAAGCTCGAGACCGATACCGGCCTCGGTTTTGCCAACTCGAAGTATGACTGCGCCGGCTTCTTCGCGAACCAGTGCGGCGTTCCGAACCCGGAATGGCGTCACCGCTTGCGCGTTGACTGGGGCACGCCGATCGAGGGGCTGAACGTGAACGGTACGTGGCGTTACTACGGCGGCTCTGAAATCGCCGTCCTGGGCGCCGACGGCAGCCTCGACAACTCGCCGACGACCCGCATCGATCGCGAGTTCGACGCCATCAACTACTTCGATCTGGCGGCCACCTGGCAGGCCCGTGACAACGTGTCGGTGCGCGCGGGCGTGAACAACGTCTTCGACACTGATCCGCCGCTGTCCTATTCGGTCGGCACGACGGGTAACAACAACACCTACCCGCAACTTTACAACGCCATGGGCCGCTACTTCTTCTTCGGCGTCACGGCGAACTTCTAA
- a CDS encoding YciI family protein, which produces MRVMVMMKGTDAIESGVQPSEALIRDMTVFNGELAAAGLLLAGEGLQPSSKGKRVIFGGNGEPPVVDGPFAQTRELIAGFWIWKVKDMDEAVAWARRIPDTDRLHGEVEIRPILDMEDFEALTPELQAREAALREATGHYSEA; this is translated from the coding sequence ATGCGCGTAATGGTGATGATGAAGGGCACGGACGCCATCGAGTCTGGGGTTCAGCCCAGCGAAGCGCTCATCCGTGACATGACGGTCTTCAATGGGGAACTGGCCGCAGCCGGCCTCCTGCTGGCCGGGGAGGGGTTGCAGCCCTCGTCCAAGGGCAAGCGGGTGATCTTCGGCGGGAATGGCGAGCCGCCTGTCGTGGATGGACCCTTCGCCCAGACCAGGGAATTGATCGCCGGCTTCTGGATATGGAAGGTCAAGGACATGGACGAGGCCGTGGCCTGGGCGCGGCGTATTCCTGATACCGACAGGCTGCACGGTGAGGTCGAGATCCGCCCCATCCTGGACATGGAGGACTTCGAAGCCTTGACGCCCGAACTCCAGGCCCGAGAGGCGGCCTTGCGCGAGGCGACCGGACATTACAGCGAAGCCTGA
- a CDS encoding long-chain-fatty-acid--CoA ligase gives MLGMMQDWPLTVDKILDHAKTWHGRREVVTRSVEGPIVRTTYAAIHERARRVSGALLAWGVKPGDRVGTLAWNTGNHIETWYGIMGIGAVCHTLNPRLFPEQLAYIINHAEDRVIFTDLTFVPLLEAILPHCPTVERVIVMTDAAHMPQAKLPKAEVYETVLEQASGDVTWGGFDEQTACGLCYTSGTTGNPKGVLYSHRSNFIHTLLGLQSTVMGATPSEVILPVVPMFHANAWGIAFAGPAAGAKLIMPGARMDGAALYELIEAEGVTFSAAVPTVWQGLFAHMIENGLKFSTLKKVLIGGSACPEALIRGFQDRFGVEVVHAWGMTETSPIGTIANLTPELKALPYDEQMAWRMKQGTPPLGVELKIKNYGGQEMPHDGKTFGRVMVKGPTIAGAYFKGEGGDILDHEGFFDTGDIASVDPQGFMQITDRAKDVIKSGGEWISSIDIENIAVGHPKVALAAVIGAAHPKWDERPVLLVKLKDGEAQDKQEHLDFLQGKIAKWWMPDDVVFVDDIPLGATGKIDKKTLRERMTDYRLPTAG, from the coding sequence ATGCTGGGTATGATGCAGGACTGGCCGCTGACGGTCGACAAGATCCTCGATCACGCGAAGACCTGGCACGGGCGACGCGAGGTCGTCACCCGGTCGGTCGAAGGGCCGATCGTCCGCACCACCTACGCCGCCATCCACGAACGGGCGCGCCGGGTGTCGGGCGCGCTCCTGGCCTGGGGCGTCAAGCCGGGCGACCGCGTCGGCACCCTGGCCTGGAACACGGGTAACCACATCGAGACCTGGTACGGCATCATGGGCATCGGCGCCGTGTGCCACACCCTGAACCCGCGCCTGTTTCCGGAACAACTGGCCTACATCATCAATCACGCCGAAGACCGGGTCATCTTCACCGACCTGACCTTCGTGCCGCTGCTGGAAGCCATCCTGCCGCACTGCCCCACCGTCGAGCGCGTCATCGTCATGACCGACGCCGCCCATATGCCGCAGGCCAAACTGCCCAAGGCCGAGGTCTATGAGACCGTGCTGGAACAGGCGTCGGGCGATGTGACCTGGGGCGGGTTTGACGAGCAGACGGCCTGCGGCCTCTGCTACACCTCGGGCACGACCGGCAATCCGAAGGGGGTGCTGTATTCGCACCGCTCGAACTTCATCCATACCCTGCTGGGCCTGCAGTCGACGGTCATGGGCGCGACGCCCAGCGAAGTGATCTTGCCGGTGGTGCCCATGTTCCACGCCAACGCCTGGGGCATCGCCTTCGCCGGCCCGGCGGCGGGCGCCAAGCTGATCATGCCGGGCGCCAGGATGGACGGCGCGGCCCTCTATGAGTTGATCGAGGCCGAAGGCGTCACCTTCTCCGCCGCCGTGCCCACCGTCTGGCAGGGCCTGTTCGCCCACATGATCGAAAACGGCCTGAAATTCTCCACCTTGAAGAAGGTGCTGATCGGCGGTTCGGCCTGCCCGGAAGCCTTGATCCGCGGCTTCCAGGACAGGTTCGGCGTCGAAGTGGTCCATGCCTGGGGCATGACCGAGACCTCGCCTATCGGCACCATCGCCAACCTGACGCCTGAACTGAAGGCGCTGCCCTATGACGAGCAGATGGCCTGGCGCATGAAGCAGGGGACGCCGCCGCTGGGCGTCGAGCTGAAGATCAAGAACTACGGCGGCCAGGAGATGCCGCACGACGGCAAGACCTTCGGCCGCGTCATGGTCAAGGGGCCGACCATCGCCGGCGCCTATTTCAAGGGCGAGGGCGGCGACATCCTGGATCACGAGGGCTTCTTCGATACCGGCGACATCGCCAGCGTCGATCCTCAGGGCTTCATGCAGATCACGGACCGCGCCAAGGACGTCATCAAGTCGGGCGGGGAGTGGATCAGCTCCATCGACATCGAGAACATCGCCGTCGGCCACCCCAAGGTCGCCCTGGCCGCCGTGATCGGCGCGGCCCATCCCAAGTGGGACGAGCGGCCGGTGCTGCTGGTCAAGCTTAAGGACGGCGAGGCGCAGGACAAGCAGGAGCATCTGGACTTCCTGCAGGGCAAGATCGCCAAATGGTGGATGCCGGATGACGTGGTCTTCGTGGATGACATCCCCCTGGGCGCCACCGGCAAGATCGACAAGAAGACCCTGCGCGAGCGAATGACGGACTACCGGCTGCCCACCGCCGGGTGA
- the pdxH gene encoding pyridoxamine 5'-phosphate oxidase, whose protein sequence is MTQSVIPPSPSREDYAAQLAANADETIFQRDDPIALFVEWLDAARASEPNDPNAMALATVDAEGNPDARMVLLKDVDARGFTFYSNQESAKGEQLWANPSAALLFHWKSLRRQVRVRGSVEPVSVEEADAYFASRARESRIGAWVSDQSRPLADRATLEARVADQTARFDGHEVPRPDRWTGWRVNPVQIEFWRDRPFRLHDRLRFDRTAGESDWRRLRLWP, encoded by the coding sequence ATGACCCAGTCCGTAATCCCGCCCAGCCCGTCTCGCGAAGACTATGCCGCCCAGCTGGCGGCCAATGCCGACGAAACCATCTTCCAGCGCGACGACCCCATTGCGCTGTTCGTGGAGTGGCTGGACGCCGCACGGGCGTCCGAACCGAACGATCCCAACGCCATGGCCCTGGCCACCGTGGACGCCGAGGGCAACCCCGACGCGCGCATGGTCCTGCTGAAGGACGTCGATGCGCGCGGCTTCACCTTCTATTCCAATCAGGAGAGCGCCAAGGGCGAGCAACTTTGGGCCAATCCGTCCGCCGCCCTGCTGTTCCACTGGAAGAGTCTGCGCCGCCAGGTGCGGGTGCGTGGCTCGGTCGAGCCGGTCAGCGTCGAGGAGGCCGATGCCTACTTCGCCAGTCGAGCGCGCGAAAGCCGCATCGGCGCCTGGGTGTCGGATCAGTCGCGTCCCCTGGCCGACCGGGCGACGCTGGAGGCGCGGGTGGCGGACCAGACGGCGCGCTTTGACGGGCATGAGGTGCCACGCCCGGATCGCTGGACAGGCTGGCGGGTGAACCCGGTCCAGATCGAGTTCTGGCGCGATCGGCCCTTCCGTCTGCACGATCGTCTGCGCTTCGATCGGACGGCGGGGGAGTCGGACTGGCGTCGCCTCCGTCTGTGGCCGTAA
- a CDS encoding MBL fold metallo-hydrolase, whose translation MIPYLRQFDFAYGRRDQVSPLIQRVIADNPGPFTFTGTGTYIIGRDRPGAEVAVIDPGPDDDAHLAALLKAIEGRIVSHILVTHTHRDHAPLARPLAEAVGGAPILAAAPPERTIHASGALDEEDDADFRPDVVLSGGERIEGDGWTLEALATPGHASNHMAFVLRQENALFSGDHVMGWSTTVVAPPDGDMADYMKSLDAVLARGFSTIWPTHGPAITQVAPFLKAYRDHRLEREAQVMARLAAGDRTIAEMVPILYAAVDQRLWPAASLSVLAHLIKLEKEGRAQASPQPDLGANWSLNDPAF comes from the coding sequence ATGATTCCCTATCTGCGCCAGTTCGACTTCGCCTACGGCCGTCGAGACCAGGTCTCGCCCCTGATCCAGAGGGTGATCGCGGATAACCCGGGCCCCTTCACCTTCACCGGGACGGGGACCTACATCATCGGGCGCGACCGACCGGGAGCGGAGGTCGCGGTGATTGATCCGGGGCCCGACGACGACGCCCATCTGGCCGCCCTGCTGAAGGCGATCGAGGGGCGGATCGTTAGCCACATCCTGGTGACCCACACCCATCGCGACCACGCTCCCCTCGCCCGCCCGCTGGCAGAGGCCGTCGGCGGCGCGCCGATCCTGGCCGCCGCCCCGCCCGAACGGACGATCCACGCGTCGGGCGCGTTGGACGAGGAAGACGACGCCGACTTCCGACCCGACGTGGTCCTGAGCGGCGGCGAACGGATCGAAGGCGACGGCTGGACGCTGGAGGCCCTGGCCACGCCGGGGCACGCCTCCAACCACATGGCCTTCGTGCTGCGTCAGGAGAACGCCCTGTTCAGCGGCGACCACGTCATGGGCTGGTCGACCACCGTCGTCGCCCCGCCCGACGGCGACATGGCGGACTATATGAAGAGCCTGGACGCGGTGCTGGCGCGCGGGTTCTCGACGATCTGGCCGACGCACGGCCCGGCGATCACCCAGGTCGCGCCCTTCCTCAAGGCCTATCGCGACCACCGGCTGGAGCGCGAGGCCCAGGTCATGGCCCGCCTGGCGGCAGGCGACCGGACGATCGCCGAGATGGTGCCGATCCTCTACGCCGCCGTCGATCAGCGCCTGTGGCCGGCCGCCAGCCTGTCGGTCCTGGCCCACCTGATCAAGCTGGAGAAGGAGGGCCGCGCCCAAGCCTCGCCCCAGCCGGACCTCGGCGCGAACTGGAGCCTGAACGACCCGGCCTTCTGA
- a CDS encoding J domain-containing protein: MRADSLPFSDARRLLGLDAPAGPQALAAAFRAAVKAARPDQPGGDAERFRRVIAAYRLLQTEAPALPAPNTGAPPPAARPADHTTSSFTSAPAPLVVLTPMQALTGASVVVEAWGRRLLVHVPPGVRTADHVRLKGCPGLLRVLIRPADGLSVLGADLFMDWPIAPRMMRDGGRIEIDTHAGPQSAWLVPDMIEPVRLRLPGLGLTARGKRPAGDLFVKLIPSDDLPSAAEDMLLRFTRVWTPERMAA, from the coding sequence ATGCGCGCGGACAGCCTTCCATTCTCGGACGCTCGGCGCCTGCTGGGCCTCGACGCCCCGGCGGGGCCGCAGGCGCTGGCCGCCGCCTTCCGCGCGGCCGTCAAGGCGGCTCGGCCGGACCAGCCGGGCGGCGACGCCGAGCGGTTCCGGCGCGTGATCGCCGCCTATCGCCTTTTGCAGACTGAAGCGCCCGCCCTGCCCGCGCCCAACACGGGCGCGCCGCCCCCCGCCGCTCGTCCCGCCGATCATACAACTTCTTCTTTCACCTCCGCCCCCGCACCGCTGGTCGTTCTGACGCCGATGCAGGCCCTGACCGGGGCCAGCGTGGTCGTCGAGGCCTGGGGCCGGCGCCTGCTCGTCCATGTTCCGCCCGGCGTGCGCACCGCCGACCATGTTCGGTTGAAGGGCTGCCCCGGCCTGCTGCGGGTGCTGATCCGCCCGGCCGACGGCCTGTCGGTGCTGGGGGCGGACCTGTTCATGGACTGGCCCATCGCGCCTCGCATGATGCGCGACGGCGGACGGATCGAGATCGACACCCATGCCGGTCCGCAGTCCGCCTGGCTGGTGCCGGACATGATCGAACCGGTGCGGCTGCGCCTGCCGGGCCTGGGCCTGACCGCGCGCGGAAAACGCCCCGCCGGCGACCTCTTCGTCAAGTTGATCCCCTCCGACGACCTGCCCTCGGCGGCCGAAGACATGCTGCTGCGCTTCACTCGGGTCTGGACGCCGGAGCGGATGGCGGCCTAA